The Calypte anna isolate BGI_N300 chromosome 9, bCalAnn1_v1.p, whole genome shotgun sequence sequence AGAGCAGATGCTACAGCTATGGTCATcttagaaattaatttgctgATCTGCTGCTGAGTGGGCAACCCTTTCAAACTTCTCTGACATCCTTCTGACAAGGGCTTGATTAATGAGGTATTGTTCCTCTTCTTTAAAGAactggtggcagcagggaaaaCAAGTGCCTATAACTTGCTGAGCTTTTCTTTGTGGCAGAAAAGCACAATAGGGTGGATTGTGGTTTTGCTTATTGGCTGGAgaagctccagctgctgcctgcccttccttctttccccctccccccatgCACCATGAGATCATGTGGTGCTGTGGCTGCCTCAGTCCCCCATGGCACTCAGCCAGGGCACTGCATGggcagctgcctccagctgtgCTGGCCAACATCAAAACAGCCAAGCCCTGCAGCTTATCCCCAGTCATCCTGTACAGGATGGATTTGGGTGCAGGCCTCTAATTAGGGTCAGCCTACACAGAGAGAGGGGTTGCTGCACATTGTGTATTACCTAAAGCTCCAGAGAAATATTTGGGCACCAGATCCTGCCCCAGGCACCTGATCTGCAGGTTTCAGCAGTATCTGAAATATCTGAGAGGAGtctgccagctctgtgccaTGGGGAATCTGTCATCAAACCTTCCAAGATCTCTGTGACAAGGAATTACTGTCACTTCCTACTGCCTCCACACTTGCCACTGGGAAAATGTTAGTCAGCCTCTCAAATCATTAGAACAGATGTATATCTTGGCAAGGCATTTAAACCTAATTGATGTTTGTGTCTTTTCCAACAGCTTCTTTGCACTCCTGTGATCTGGAGAGTTTATGTCTTACTGATGCTATTGGTCACCTTTTGCATATCTTTTTTTATAGAGGTGAGTGCATTTATTTATCTCCTGTTCCCTGGGGTCAACAGAAACAGTGTCTGGTCAGGTCTTGATTTACCCATTTTCAGCCAGTGTCCTTCAGTCTCAGCACAAACCTCCAGACCTTTTTTACTCTTCCCCCTACACCCCACTTGAGATTCAGTTCATGTCAGTCAAATACATTTTCTGCAGCCCCAGAGATGATTCAGACCACATCTCTTAAGCCTTCAGAGAGGGAGCAAGCTGAAGAGCAGCTTCCCATGAGGAGCAGGGGAGCTGACTGCAGCATGGGTCAGACACCTATGATTTTGAAAGGGCCATTTCCATCTTGCCCTATAATCAATCAAGCCAGAGACTATGCTGTCTTGTGCCTTGGATATTGCAGTAATGACTAAGCCTTGAAGTGCTTTGTGGGTCCAGGCTGGTGGCATCCACCACCAGGTATTGTGCTCAGTCATCCTACAGGCCCAGGAGGGTAAACATGGCCTTTGATTATACCCCCTTCAGCTTAACTGAGATCAGAGTTGCCCTGGTATGACCAAGCAAAGCCTTCCAGTTCTGGATGAGGAAGGTAATATCTGGAAGATGTATTACTGAAGAGGAGTGCACACAGCCATGGGGCTCAGGGGGGGGTTGCATGTGTAGCTGTGTGGCTTTGGTTCCCGAGAGGTTCTTCCTCCCCTtgaaaggcagcagcactgaccCAGCACCATGTCACTCCACAGGATGTAATCCTGCAGAACAAGCAATTCTGGCTGCTGATTAAAGCCTGCTCTGGGTACCAGTCAAAGAGCCAGTACCGAAAGTGGCAGGGGGTGGTGCAGAAGGATCCTGACTGGCCTCCCATAAACACAAAAGAGTTTgtagaaaaaaagcacagatgaGATTTACATCAACCCCACCTACGAACACAGTGACGATGAGGACTAGGAGAGACCCTGCTGGCAGCTTCCCTGGAACAGACCACATTTCCACCTGTGTGTGCCAGATTCAGATGTTGAAATTCCTGCAGAAAACCCTACCCacccagggccaggctgggctCACACTGCTTGTGCCTCAGAGCACAGCCAAGGATTATTCTCTCACCTGCTGGTATACAACAACCTTGAGTTTACTCCATGGCAACAGCAGGTCTTAGGCCTTGCCAGCATCTCCTACAAAGGCTCAAAAATCCTGAATATAGTGAGGCAACAGCTTCCATTGTTCCATGTCACACTTTCACACCATGTTTCAGCCACTGCTCTTGCAAATCCTGCCAGTGCACTCACCGGGCTTGATGGAAAAGCAGTTCAAAATAAGTGACCTAATCTTGACTGCACAGAGAGGCATGTTTACAATTGCAAAGTTTTAAATTACATGGAATATTGCAGCTTCCAAGAACTACAGTCCAGTTTCCCAGATGAagtaatttcagatttcttgCACCCCACAGTGAACTGGAGTTCTCCCTTGCCTGTTTTTGCAGACTTAATAATCTGAGTAGAGGAGAGGTTAAAGCTAACACATTGCTGTACAACCAGACTGTGAGGATCTGCCCCACTTAAGCTTGCCAAGTCAGAGAACAGCACAGCTGCCAGGCACATGACCCCCCACCCagtctgtgctctgctgctaaGTCCTGGCCCATGTTTGGTGTCACGTGGAAGAAGGCAGAGCTAAGCCTTGGCTTCTTGCATTAACTGGGTCATGCAAAGCAAGGATTTAATGTGCTCTGGGCAACTGCTGCTGCACAGGTACAAGAAGCTGTGCCCTGCCCTACCCGCTCTTTCCTCCTGTAGCTGTTCAACCACCTAATTAGTTCAGCTATAATAGAACTTTTGACTACATTTGCAGGAAGCAAAAAAGGACTTTCAGATTCAGTTTTATTACAGTATATTTTCCActcttaaaaattttatttaaatatagtaAGGACATTACAAAATACAACCAGAGGCCTTGGATTTGTTATTTCAAACACTGAAGCAactgatgtttaaaaaaagcttctgaCCCTGTTGTGTACACATTAAGATCAGATGAAAATATCAAGTCTCTTACAGACAGCTCTTTTGCTCCCATCTCTTCTTACGTTCCAGGCAGCTGACTGCAATGAAAACAACACTGCACTGAATTTCTGTAACACAGTTTCAAGCTTGTGAGCCAGATCCTCCTGGAAAGAGTAACAAACCACACTTttccaaaaccttttttttctaagaCAAGCCACATGTCAGCTCTGTGACAAGGAATAGTGGGGTGCTGTAAATTTGGAGATGGGGCATAGGTGCTGCACAGCAAATTCCCCAGGTATGCTGCCCACAGCTCCAGAGGCACCCTGGCTTTGCCTTCCCACTGGTTGGAGAAAGATCTTACTTGGGTTGGGGCTACAAACTGCTTAAATTTAACTTGTGGTCATGAAGAGCCCATGgccacagctgctgggggcagaagttcctgctgctcttgcaaTCCATGGTGGTCTTTATTGAAACTTCAGTGCTTTGGCAGCCCAAAGAGTAGAATTCCTAAACATTTTGGGCTGGAAGAAACCGTAAAGATCCTCTAGTAAATGTGATCAGGTCCAATACCAACAATCACTGCCCTTACAGggatgaagacagaaaattcagtgGCACAGCAGTCCTAAGCTGGAACAAACTGCCAGAGGAGAAGGTAGCCTGTGTTTTTCTCTGATCCCCCCAAACTGGTCTGCTTGCTCCCAAAGAGAGATGACCCAAAGAAAGAGATGCTTTACAGGCAGGAAAAAACTTAGCAAAACACCACCTCAAAATCAGAGCACTCAGTTAAACAGAGGAACAAAGCTTGCAAGAcctgctcttcctcccttcctcctgccctcacagaagcagctcagttTAGGCACTGCGGGCACAGGTTCTGAGACACAGTCCATGCCTTCTCTGCACTTCCAGAGGCCTGGGAACCTGGGGGTTTCCACTGGCACTTGCACTGGAGGACACATGGTAAGTCCTCAgcaatactttaaaattacttttgattaaaaaaagtaaaaacgTTAAGGTTAACATAAGTTGTTCACAGGAAGAGCTCAGAGGATATAGTTGTTAAGAACAGAATGCATGTAGAAAGTCTGTGCCAGCCCTCAGCAGTGCACCAGAGTGTAAGGATGGAGAATTTGCTTGTAAGTGCTCTCAGactaccaggaaaaaaaatcatcacatgCAATTAAATATAATCAGGTGTGGTAAACAGGTTAGCTCTGCTCTCAGGAAGGGCCACACAGTTGTTAGTAAGTCCTAGGGGCAGCTGTGGCCACAAACTGTCCTGGGTCCTTCCAGGCCAGgggctccctgccctgctcaaGCTAATTCCAACAGCCcatcagttttttctttctctggatctgctccagaGCAAGCCCATCACGGAGAAGGCACCAAGGACAACTGTTGCAATGCCAAGAGCAGTGATGGTGTTGTCAACCTGCAAAGGGAAAGTGAAACATAGGCTGGAAACTTGAtaagtttgttggtttgtttttttttttttaacccccaGGCACCCCAGTGAAGAGGGGGTAGAAATAAACAaggcaattaaatgaatgagaGCCATCTGCCCATAAGCAAAAGGGCAACACCTGGATGTTTATCCTTGGATTATGGCATTCAGTAAGAGGGCACTATCAGGGTACAGAGAGACCATACAGACCctcctgggccagggtctcCAATGAAGTCAGAGGCAATGAAGGTCTGGACCCCACACCTGCAGCTTTGCTGTCCCCAGGCATCTTGTAGGATGTGCTCTGGTCCAGGGGCTCACAGAGAGCAACAGGAAGGTGCGCTGTGAGGCACACAGAGTTACCCCATGTCACTTACCTGCTCAGAAACCCCCTCGCCGTAGCGGAGCATTGTCACAAAGTGCTCGCAGTTGTTGCCAAGCACGTCGTAGGACACCTCCTGGTCGATGAAGCGCTTTGCACGCCGGATAATGTCCTTCACTGGGAGTGGAGTGTACTTTGCGTCGTACTTGTTGTTGATGTGGTAGGTATTGCTTCCCACCACTTCCTTCAGAAGCTGCATCCTCACCCGGGCCTTTCCACTTACCACTGCCTTGGCACTGCTCAGCGCCACCGAGGGCCCTTCAtctggggaaggcagggagagggTGAGCCAGGCAGACCCCATCTGGCCCCTCCAAGACCTGAGGTACTTCTGGCTGACGCCGGGAAAGGCCATCTACACAGAGGGTCCACTGGCACATAGAGGGAGACATGGCTCACAGTGACCCCAAGGTCCCCTCTGTACCCTGTCGGGCTGCACCAGCCTTACCTACAGGCGTCACGTTGATGACATACCCATCCCCCAGGTAGAGGGCCCAGTGCTGGTAATGTGGCCGGAAGATCTCGATCAGGTCCCCAGGCTCAGGGCCGCTGTAAGGTTCCATCTCAACAGAGTGACGTAAGGCCATGGTCCTCTTTCTGAGCACAGCGAAGAGAGGGGAGGTCAGGGACTGTACAACGGGTATCTGCTGGGAGATGCCAGGCAGGGAACTCGTTAGGGTCTGGCACTGGCACACTCGTGAGCATCATCAGGTGGCACCTGACCGCTGCTGTAGCGGTATCCCTCGCCGCAGGGCCCTGCCCGGGATGGTCACTCCCTCCTGCCAGCGAGGCGGCAAGTCCCGAGTTTGCCGAGGGCAGCAGGCCAGGGGTGAAGCCGTGATGGGCGGGCACGCAGCGCCCCCCCGCCCCGGGACTGCCGCCGCTCCCCACACCTCAAATCCCCACCCCTCGCCGGGGCCTCCTTCCCTGGGGCTCTCCTTGTCAATGTACCGGGTCCCAGCTACCCAGGGGAGGCGGGCATCGGAGTATGGCGCCTGTCTCTAAGCTCCGGCACGTCCGGCAGCTCGGCACGGCCGCCGCCGATACCCCTGCGCCGCAGAGCGGGGCACATCCCGCTGGCAAACACGTCCTCCCACCCCCGGGGCTGTTCCCCTCCCCGCGTAGCGCCCTGCTCACCCCCAGCGCCCTTCCCGCTGCTTCCCAGACCGGACCAACGCCTTCTGGGATCTGCCGGGCAGCGGCGGAAGCTGGGCCGGGCCCTCGCCCCTCCCGTCCGCTGCACGGGGCAGCAACCCGGCGGGCGGTGCTTGCACCGGCCCCAGGGAGCTGCGGGATGCCCGGTACCTCCCTCCAGCTGGCGGGAGGCTCTGCTCTAGGGCGTGTTCCTCACACCACCCGTTGGGTGGAAATACGCGTCCGGACCCCGGGGAACAGGGGACGCCGCCTCCGCTCCCCGGGGCTCTGTCCCGGCTGGTCGGTGCGCCGTGGTGTGCGGGGTCGGGTAGGTTGTCCTGCCAGCATCCCTCACCGGGAAACCTTTCGAGAGGGAAAAGGGGTGCTGCCGATTCACTTCCTGGCTGGTCAAGAGGAGCAAGAGCGGTGGTGCTCAAAGTAAATCCTAAAGGCCGTTTTAGGGTGAAGACGTTTCTAGGGTGGCTTTTCATGCTGTGGACCAGGCATTTTTCCTTCAGGACATCAGGGGAGTCTTATGACTGTGCCTGGGAAGAGGCCCCCGAGCTGAGGGGTGAGCATAAAGGACAATGGCTGTAGCCGGCACAGTATGCTAAAAAGTATTTGTGCTGAGGGTGAGCTGAACTGGGCACTGTGTTTAAAGCCCAGTGTTTCGAAAATCAGGTGAGCAAACTGGTTGATATGAagtcaaagcagcagcagatttatCAACTTTCTGGCTCTTATTGTCATGAAATAGTTAATTCGCTGGAGCACTGAAttgcagttctgctttctgtatcaaatatttgtttttcaaatctGAAGTATTTACAAATCTTTGCAGTAGAAAGCCAAGTCGGTTTTTGtggtactgaaaaaaatagagtaTATCAATGGAAACCCAGAAACCCGTTTTACCTGGAGTCAGCTGGGCCCTGTTGCTTGGGAGAGCCAGGACTGGAATCCCGCAGGGCAGGGGTGGGCCTCTGCTCCCACCACTAGAAGGGGAGGCCAGCGTGGTCAGCACGGCTCTACAGGCATGGAATTGCAGTGCTAGCAAACTTTGCTAGAGAACAatagggagctgctgctgaacagaCAGAAAAGATGCATTTATAATAATGGTGAAATTCCAGCATAAGGTTGGCAGTTCATCTGTGTACAGGTAGGTCCCTTGCgctgtttcattttcattgtgTAACAAGTCTGGAAGTATCTCCAaaagagctgtgctgtgcaTATATGAACAGCTGGCATGTTCTTGAATGGGCCAGGATAAAATGCCTTTTCATGGATGTTACAAATACTTTTCTGGCTAACAACATGTGAGTTTATGGAtgcaagggaaagaagaaagggtaAGTAAACAAAACACTATGGCAGAAACAACAGGAAGCCCACACTGTACCTCGCTATAACCAGAAGTGAGACTGCAAAGAACTGGAAAAGCACCAGTAAAACCTTAGTGGTGCATTCTGTACATCTCAAAGCACTCACAGCACTGGAAATTCATTCAGGGATTGTACAAGGCCCAAGTAGCATCTTGGTCTTCTGAGCCTTGTGAGTGGTTGTGGAAGACCAAATGAAGGGACAGGTCCACTAAGGTAGTGGTCCCCCAAGACAAAGAGCTGTTTGCTGTGGGGGTTGTGTGTGGCAATAAGAGATGAAACTTGGTATGAGCAAGGGAGTGGCGACTGCCCAAGCCCTACCAATAAATATCTTGAATACTTGTAGAGGCTTTTTGGACACTGCCCTGAAATGAAGCCCCTCAGAAAGGAGTGGTCTGCACTAGCATAAAAAGGGGAAATTGATGACAAACGGAAGATTGTTGAGGAATACAAGAAGCTGGTAAAGGCCTGTATAAAAGCCTTGAACTGTTAGAGGACTGAGGTAAGAAGACTCCAGCTTGCATACTTTAATAGCCATTAATCTCCTGAGGAGGAACCTTgagaaacaacaaaagaaaaatggtgcCCCAAGGCACAAAATCAGCAAAACCTGGGGTAACTGGGGAAAAGATTATGACAGCAGAGGGAAATTGTGACCACTGATTCAATACAGGACTGAAAAAACTTGACCCCCCACCCACAAGAAGCATGAGTGATACTTTACATGGCAAGTGAGGACAGCCAAACCAGTAGTAAATGGCAAGGACAAATTATCTTGCGCTATGCATTAATTTACATATAAACTGGGAAGAAAGTCCCTAAGGGCTAATACTTTGTGGATTTACCACCTTATACCCCTTTCTGTGATGAGCACTCTCCACACCAAGCAGCCCTGGTGGCTGGCCCAGTGCTGGATCCACATTGATCAGGGTGTGGTAGCTTCACAGTTTGTGAAGAACCCAAGGAGACTTTATGACAAGATCTCATTCTTTAGAAAGTTTTTGTGAAGTTGTGCTGTTGCTTAGCCCCTACAGGCAGGGGACCAGTTCTTGTCCCAGTGGGCTAATGCCTTCCTCATGGAAGAATCTGGGTAAAATGATCTCATGAAGACCTGCCTGGAATGCTGGAATTTATTCTGACTTCATCAGTCTATGGTTTGCATGTCTATCAGAGGTGTGTATGTGATAGTGTGCAGCACACTTGtactaaatttttttctggacttAATGTTTTTGAAAGAACCTCTGAAGACAACATGGTCTCTTATGGGAGGACATATTTCATTTTGGATCTACAACATGAGATAGTGTATTCTAGATGAACACTTTCAAAGGTTTGCAGtaaatgcaatattttattattattattctcaaAGTATAAGGAACACTTAAAATACAAGAGCAGAAATTAATACAAATGAATTGGGAAACTAACTAACtatatttatgcattttcagattaattttgaTCAAATGCAGCATTCACCATACAGCCATACTCTTGCTTAAGTCTTCGTTCCTTTTGTTCATCTCTGGACCATTTCAAAGTTGATTCTCTTGATATCACAGATGTATccacctttctctttctcctgcacaatggaaaaaacagaacaacccagccatttttaatttctaatctTAGCTGTAATGAAAGGTCAAATAACAGTGCAAGCAGGAGTGATATCACATTTTGGAGAAGCCAGATTTTTTGTGATAATGGTGCATATGCTCTGTCTAAAGGAAATTACATATGTTTGTTTCTGTAGAAAAAGCCAAGTTTTCCCTCATGTTCATCAAATGATGTCCTGAATATTGTGGTTCCTTTCTGGTCCTGCAGTTATGTGACTAATGGGAGTTTAGAGGTTTACAGGTCCTAAAAGGGGTGTATGCATCTTGACTCTGGAGCATATATCAAAGCTTGCAAAAGCCTTACCTGTACAGGTACACTATAGTGGAGATGAGAATGACAATAACTGCCACGCTTGCCACAACTCCAATAATGATGGGAATTGTATGGTCCTCAGAATCTTCTGTGGCAGGGTCTTCAGCTGAATAAGAAATAAGATCCCTGTCAGTGAAAGCCAACCATACTGCTTACAGCGAGCAGAAAAATTTTCCAAGCCCTTGTCTATCTGCTTGGTTTACACAGATAGATTCTCTGATGAATGTGGCTTTCTGAAGCAGTGTCAGACTCAGGTCCTGTATGCTTTGCAGAACCTTGCTATCATGCCTTCTAGCACCTCCCCACTGGCGATTGTGGCTCCTTCTCTCTGCTTGGCTGGCCACAGTCTTTCACCAACTGGTTTATTAATATACAACATGGAAATGATGAGTAAGCTCAGTCTTCTCCATAATGACACccatttttgaaaatgatgTGTGTAGTGCAGACAGTGAAATCCTCAATAGTTTTATTACCTATCCTTTCATCCTCGCATTTTGATCCTGTGTACAGTTCTGGACATTCACAGAAGAAGTGGAGAGATGTGCTGTTGCTAATTTCAGAGCAAACACCATCATTCTTACAAGGATCTGGCATACATGGTCCACCTAgcacaaaggaaagagaaacaattCAGACTCTCAGATGATCCAAACCTGAGAAGTATGCTTGCTTAGATTACACTGACTCATAATTCTGGACATCCTCTGTATTTTAAGGCACATTACTTGTACTCTACAACAGAAATAAGTGAAAGGAACACTTCCAGCAGCGAAATATCATGGCAAGATCACAGCAATTAACTCTAACCCAGTGGTGTTCTCTAACCAGCAAGTCAAGACTTCTTAGCATTAAAGACAGCATGATAGTGATTGACTCACTCTTGTAGCAGCCCCAACTGTAGTTGGAAATGCCGCAGATTTCATCAGATGTACACCCTATGTTAATGCAGGAGACAGTGGAGCTTTCTGTGCACTGGCATCTCTGAGAGCAGTCATCAGTGGTGAAGGTTTCTCCAATCTGAAAGACAGCAgataaacattaaaaacaataaaaatcagCCAGAATAACTATGAATGAAGTACTGGGGCACCATGCTACTTCTTTTGATGCCTTTCTGATGAATAACAACAGGgcagttgtttgggtttttttaaacagtttttacaaaaaagaaagcaagcagcttACTAACGCAGCTCCTTAAAATGCAAGGATGGCCCAAGAAGGAAGGCAAGAAAAGAGATTGGGGTATGAGATCCTAGCCCCAGATGGGGGACTTGTGCAACCAACAGTGTCTACCTGTTGCTGGAGGTAAGAGAGAGTGGCAGATGTGTCACATCATGCTTCCAAGGCAATATAGAAATGCTGTGTGACATTTTTCTGCCAAGTGCCACCTCTTCATATTAAGTGTCTCACGGTCCTCCcataaaacaatttttactGTCTTAGGCCTTTTCTGTACTCATGTTAAAACAGATTATGGAACTCTTTTATCCTGCAGCAACAATAGAAGATTCTCAGAAGTCAACCTTGCTTAGCGCTCTCTTCATGTTGTAGCCAACTCTACAGACTCCCAGCCTTGGCCATAACACTCCTCAGAGAAAGGGACCACAGTGACTGGCAGAATTTTTCTGTAAGTGGTCTGTTGGAAACTTTAGGGTCCCGTATTTAGAGTAATAGATGTGAAAAATTAACGTGGAAGTCAGTCTTTCTCCAagtctttctcttctcttcctgccTTCAGTGTTCTGGCAGGAAGGGTTTCAGAGGCAGACCAAGTGAtctgctctctcttctccagaaaccagaatttggttttaatttaaaacaacttttttcctaatgcaAAATTACAGGCTGAGGAAATGAGGAGATTGTCAAAATAattagcagaagaaaatattgtttGGTGCCTCAGGAGCTGGATGACCCTCCCCCAGAGAAACTGTACCTCGTAATATTTGTCAAGGTATGTGCAGCCACATTGTTTGTAGGGCACACAGTCAGAACCACTGAGAACATAGCCAGGGAGACATTCACAGCCTTCAACACAAGGTGATTCACACTCAGAAGGGCTGGTCAAGTCACTGCAGGATGGTGGGCATGCAGACATACATGAGCTGTACTTGCTTTTGTCAGGACATGATATACCTGTAAAAATAAGGAGAGTTTGGCTCTATCAGACTGTTAGAACTTACACAGTGCTCTTGTCCATAGGATTTTACCATTTTGCAGGAGGTGATATGGTGCACATAAAACACAgatatgtgtatacatatataataataCTGAATCTGTAAGTAAAGCACTCCACAGTCAGGAAAGGCATCAACAAAGTTATTTGTGTGCTGTGCTTTCCTTCTGGTGTTCACTGATCTCAAATAACTTCTCACACTTTCAGGGTAGCCACACCTGCAAGCAGTGGAGCTGTTTCACAACTCTGGGAACTGTGTTTCACCAGTAATACAAATCCTTTAACTGTGGGTGATGCAGAGGAAATAGCATTTGATAAATCTCCTATCTTAAAAAAAcgacaacaaaacaaaccacaacaacaaaCCCTAAGAAAAAAGGGTTTGTAATTACTgtaagttttatttcagaattttttagTCAGAAAGACTTGGAGTTTTCATCCAAATATTTCTTATCTTAAAATTTTCACAGGCAAAAAATATAGttagtgtatttttaaaattttaaaggagATTGAattgaaatgcttttcattCAGATTTATCACTTGTGATGGTCTCagaaattttaacttttttgcCAGGTTGGGAatgggaacatttttttctctcgCAAAACTTCTGATGACAGGGcagctgacagctctgctttcctaAGTAGCTTTCTAAGCTGGGGTCTAAATGCAAAAGTCAGCATGGGATTCAGAAGGGAGGCCAGAAGAGCAAGTGTGCATGCTAGACTATGAACAATGACTGTGAATCAACATTCTTTTACTCTCTGAGAAGCTTTGGTAGCCAGAGCAGTGTCTAGTAAAGGCCTCAAAACTCAAAATCTGAGAGTACCTGAGGTATAACCCATACTTTCTTGTTCTTCCTGTGCTTACCACAAGC is a genomic window containing:
- the PLAAT1 gene encoding phospholipase A and acyltransferase 1; its protein translation is MALRHSVEMEPYSGPEPGDLIEIFRPHYQHWALYLGDGYVINVTPVDEGPSVALSSAKAVVSGKARVRMQLLKEVVGSNTYHINNKYDAKYTPLPVKDIIRRAKRFIDQEVSYDVLGNNCEHFVTMLRYGEGVSEQVDNTITALGIATVVLGAFSVMGLLWSRSRERKN